Proteins from a genomic interval of Panthera tigris isolate Pti1 chromosome A2, P.tigris_Pti1_mat1.1, whole genome shotgun sequence:
- the KLHL18 gene encoding kelch-like protein 18 isoform X3 produces the protein MFTNDMMECKQDEIVMQGMDPSALEALINFAYNGHLAIDQQNVQSLLMGASFLQLQSIKDACCTFLRERLHPKNCLGVRQFAETMMCAVLYDAANSFIHQHFVEVSMSEEFLALPLEDVLELVSRDELNVKSEEQVFEAALAWVRYDREQRGPCLPELLSNIRLPLCRPQFLSDRVQQDDMVRCCHKCRDLVDEAKDYHLMPERRPHLPAFRTRPRCCTSITGLIYAVGGLNSAANFYAGDSLNVVEVFDPIANRWEKCHPMTTARSRVGVAVVNGLLYAIGGYDGQLRLSTVEVYNPETDTWTRVGSMNSKRSAMGTVVLDGQIYVCGGYDGNSSLNSVETYSPETDKWTVVTPMSSSRSAAGVTVFEGRIYVSGGHDGLQIFNSVEHYNHHTATWHPAASMLNKRCRHGAASLGSKMFVCGGYDGSGFLSIAEVYSSVADQWCLIVPMHTRRSRVSLVASCGRLYAVGGYDGQSNLSSVEMYDPETDRWTFMAPMACHEGGVGVGCIPLLTI, from the exons ATGTTTACAAATGACATGATGGAGTGCAAGCAGGATGAGATTGTAATGCAAGGAATGGACCCAAG CGCCCTGGAGGCTCTGATCAACTTTGCTTACAACGGCCACCTTGCCATTGACCAACAAAATGTGCAGTCGTTGCTGATGGGGGCGAGCTTCCTGCAGCTGCAGAGCATCAAAGACGCCTGCTGCACGTTCCTCCGAGAACG CCTCCACCCCAAAAATTGCCTGGGTGTACGCCAGTTTGCTGAGACGATGATGTGCGCGGTGCTGTACGATGCGGCCAACAGCTTCATCCACCAGCACTTTGTGGAGGTGTCCATGTCAGAAGAATTCCTGGCCCTGCCCTTGGAAGACGTGCTTGAGCTGGTGTCTCGGGATGAGCTGAATGTAAAATCTGAGGAGCAG GTCTTTGAAGCTGCGTTGGCCTGGGTCAGATACGACCGGGAGCAGAGGGGGCCCTGCCTGCCTGAGCTGCTGTCCAATATCCGCCTACCCCTCTGCCGGCCCCAGTTCCTGTCGGACCGTGTGCAGCAAGATGACATGGTGCGTTGCTGCCACAAATGCAG GGACCTGGTAGACGAAGCAAAGGActatcacctcatgccagagCGCCGGCCCCACCTGCCGGCTTTCAGAACTAGGCCTCGCTGCTGCACATCCATCACTGGCCTTATCTACGCCGTGGGGGGCCTCAACTCAGCAG CAAATTTTTATGCAGGTGATTCCCTGAATGTGGTAGAAGTATTCGACCCCATCGCCAACCGCTGGGAGAAGTGCCATCCCATGACAACAGCCCGCAGCCGTGTCGGTGTGGCTGTGGTGAACGGGCTTCTGTATGCCATCGGAGGGTATGACGGCCAGCTACGGCTGAGCACTGTGGAGGTCTACAACCCAGAGACGGACACATGGACCAGAGTGGGGAGCATGAATAGCAAGAGAAG TGCCATGGGGACGGTCGTGCTGGACGGGCAGATCTACGTCTGTGGGGGCTACGATGGCAACTCTTCTCTCAACTCTGTGGAGACCTACTCACCCGAGACAGACAA GTGGACGGTGGTGACCCCGATGAGCTCAAGTCGCAGTGCTGCTGGGGTGACGGTGTTTGAGGGCAGGATATATGTGTCGGGTGGCCACGACGGTCTGCAGATCTTCAACAGT GTGGAACACTACAACCACCACACAGCCACCTGGCATCCAGCGGCCAGCATGCTCAACAAGCGTTGCCGGCACGGAGCCGCGTCCCTGGGAAGCAAGATGTTCGTCTGTGGGGGCTACGACGGCTCGGGCTTCCTCAGTATCGCTGAGGTGTACAGCTCCGTGGCAGACCAGTGGTGCCTGATCGTCCCCATGCACACGCGCCGGAGTCGGGTCTCCCTGGTGGCCAGCTGTGGGCGTCTCTACGCTGTCGGGGGCTATGATGGACAGTCAAACCTGAGCTCGGTGGAGATGTATGACCCGGAGACGGACCGCTGGACGTTTATGGCCCCCATGGCGTGTCACGAGGGAGGGGTTGGCGTGGGCTGCATCCCCCTCCTCACCATCTaa
- the KLHL18 gene encoding kelch-like protein 18 isoform X2, with the protein MVEDGAEELEDLVHFSVSELPSRGYGVMEEIRRQGKLCDVTLKIGDHKFSAHRIVLAASIPYFHAMFTNDMMECKQDEIVMQGMDPSALEALINFAYNGHLAIDQQNVQSLLMGASFLQLQSIKDACCTFLRERLHPKNCLGVRQFAETMMCAVLYDAANSFIHQHFVEVSMSEEFLALPLEDVLELVSRDELNVKSEEQVFEAALAWVRYDREQRGPCLPELLSNIRLPLCRPQFLSDRVQQDDMVRCCHKCRDLVDEAKDYHLMPERRPHLPAFRTRPRCCTSITGLIYAVGGLNSAGDSLNVVEVFDPIANRWEKCHPMTTARSRVGVAVVNGLLYAIGGYDGQLRLSTVEVYNPETDTWTRVGSMNSKRSAMGTVVLDGQIYVCGGYDGNSSLNSVETYSPETDKWTVVTPMSSSRSAAGVTVFEGRIYVSGGHDGLQIFNSVEHYNHHTATWHPAASMLNKRCRHGAASLGSKMFVCGGYDGSGFLSIAEVYSSVADQWCLIVPMHTRRSRVSLVASCGRLYAVGGYDGQSNLSSVEMYDPETDRWTFMAPMACHEGGVGVGCIPLLTI; encoded by the exons ATTGGGGACCACAAATTCAGTGCCCACCGGATCGTCCTAGCGGCCTCAATCCCGTACTTCCACGCTATGTTTACAAATGACATGATGGAGTGCAAGCAGGATGAGATTGTAATGCAAGGAATGGACCCAAG CGCCCTGGAGGCTCTGATCAACTTTGCTTACAACGGCCACCTTGCCATTGACCAACAAAATGTGCAGTCGTTGCTGATGGGGGCGAGCTTCCTGCAGCTGCAGAGCATCAAAGACGCCTGCTGCACGTTCCTCCGAGAACG CCTCCACCCCAAAAATTGCCTGGGTGTACGCCAGTTTGCTGAGACGATGATGTGCGCGGTGCTGTACGATGCGGCCAACAGCTTCATCCACCAGCACTTTGTGGAGGTGTCCATGTCAGAAGAATTCCTGGCCCTGCCCTTGGAAGACGTGCTTGAGCTGGTGTCTCGGGATGAGCTGAATGTAAAATCTGAGGAGCAG GTCTTTGAAGCTGCGTTGGCCTGGGTCAGATACGACCGGGAGCAGAGGGGGCCCTGCCTGCCTGAGCTGCTGTCCAATATCCGCCTACCCCTCTGCCGGCCCCAGTTCCTGTCGGACCGTGTGCAGCAAGATGACATGGTGCGTTGCTGCCACAAATGCAG GGACCTGGTAGACGAAGCAAAGGActatcacctcatgccagagCGCCGGCCCCACCTGCCGGCTTTCAGAACTAGGCCTCGCTGCTGCACATCCATCACTGGCCTTATCTACGCCGTGGGGGGCCTCAACTCAGCAG GTGATTCCCTGAATGTGGTAGAAGTATTCGACCCCATCGCCAACCGCTGGGAGAAGTGCCATCCCATGACAACAGCCCGCAGCCGTGTCGGTGTGGCTGTGGTGAACGGGCTTCTGTATGCCATCGGAGGGTATGACGGCCAGCTACGGCTGAGCACTGTGGAGGTCTACAACCCAGAGACGGACACATGGACCAGAGTGGGGAGCATGAATAGCAAGAGAAG TGCCATGGGGACGGTCGTGCTGGACGGGCAGATCTACGTCTGTGGGGGCTACGATGGCAACTCTTCTCTCAACTCTGTGGAGACCTACTCACCCGAGACAGACAA GTGGACGGTGGTGACCCCGATGAGCTCAAGTCGCAGTGCTGCTGGGGTGACGGTGTTTGAGGGCAGGATATATGTGTCGGGTGGCCACGACGGTCTGCAGATCTTCAACAGT GTGGAACACTACAACCACCACACAGCCACCTGGCATCCAGCGGCCAGCATGCTCAACAAGCGTTGCCGGCACGGAGCCGCGTCCCTGGGAAGCAAGATGTTCGTCTGTGGGGGCTACGACGGCTCGGGCTTCCTCAGTATCGCTGAGGTGTACAGCTCCGTGGCAGACCAGTGGTGCCTGATCGTCCCCATGCACACGCGCCGGAGTCGGGTCTCCCTGGTGGCCAGCTGTGGGCGTCTCTACGCTGTCGGGGGCTATGATGGACAGTCAAACCTGAGCTCGGTGGAGATGTATGACCCGGAGACGGACCGCTGGACGTTTATGGCCCCCATGGCGTGTCACGAGGGAGGGGTTGGCGTGGGCTGCATCCCCCTCCTCACCATCTaa
- the KLHL18 gene encoding kelch-like protein 18 isoform X1, translated as MVEDGAEELEDLVHFSVSELPSRGYGVMEEIRRQGKLCDVTLKIGDHKFSAHRIVLAASIPYFHAMFTNDMMECKQDEIVMQGMDPSALEALINFAYNGHLAIDQQNVQSLLMGASFLQLQSIKDACCTFLRERLHPKNCLGVRQFAETMMCAVLYDAANSFIHQHFVEVSMSEEFLALPLEDVLELVSRDELNVKSEEQVFEAALAWVRYDREQRGPCLPELLSNIRLPLCRPQFLSDRVQQDDMVRCCHKCRDLVDEAKDYHLMPERRPHLPAFRTRPRCCTSITGLIYAVGGLNSAANFYAGDSLNVVEVFDPIANRWEKCHPMTTARSRVGVAVVNGLLYAIGGYDGQLRLSTVEVYNPETDTWTRVGSMNSKRSAMGTVVLDGQIYVCGGYDGNSSLNSVETYSPETDKWTVVTPMSSSRSAAGVTVFEGRIYVSGGHDGLQIFNSVEHYNHHTATWHPAASMLNKRCRHGAASLGSKMFVCGGYDGSGFLSIAEVYSSVADQWCLIVPMHTRRSRVSLVASCGRLYAVGGYDGQSNLSSVEMYDPETDRWTFMAPMACHEGGVGVGCIPLLTI; from the exons ATTGGGGACCACAAATTCAGTGCCCACCGGATCGTCCTAGCGGCCTCAATCCCGTACTTCCACGCTATGTTTACAAATGACATGATGGAGTGCAAGCAGGATGAGATTGTAATGCAAGGAATGGACCCAAG CGCCCTGGAGGCTCTGATCAACTTTGCTTACAACGGCCACCTTGCCATTGACCAACAAAATGTGCAGTCGTTGCTGATGGGGGCGAGCTTCCTGCAGCTGCAGAGCATCAAAGACGCCTGCTGCACGTTCCTCCGAGAACG CCTCCACCCCAAAAATTGCCTGGGTGTACGCCAGTTTGCTGAGACGATGATGTGCGCGGTGCTGTACGATGCGGCCAACAGCTTCATCCACCAGCACTTTGTGGAGGTGTCCATGTCAGAAGAATTCCTGGCCCTGCCCTTGGAAGACGTGCTTGAGCTGGTGTCTCGGGATGAGCTGAATGTAAAATCTGAGGAGCAG GTCTTTGAAGCTGCGTTGGCCTGGGTCAGATACGACCGGGAGCAGAGGGGGCCCTGCCTGCCTGAGCTGCTGTCCAATATCCGCCTACCCCTCTGCCGGCCCCAGTTCCTGTCGGACCGTGTGCAGCAAGATGACATGGTGCGTTGCTGCCACAAATGCAG GGACCTGGTAGACGAAGCAAAGGActatcacctcatgccagagCGCCGGCCCCACCTGCCGGCTTTCAGAACTAGGCCTCGCTGCTGCACATCCATCACTGGCCTTATCTACGCCGTGGGGGGCCTCAACTCAGCAG CAAATTTTTATGCAGGTGATTCCCTGAATGTGGTAGAAGTATTCGACCCCATCGCCAACCGCTGGGAGAAGTGCCATCCCATGACAACAGCCCGCAGCCGTGTCGGTGTGGCTGTGGTGAACGGGCTTCTGTATGCCATCGGAGGGTATGACGGCCAGCTACGGCTGAGCACTGTGGAGGTCTACAACCCAGAGACGGACACATGGACCAGAGTGGGGAGCATGAATAGCAAGAGAAG TGCCATGGGGACGGTCGTGCTGGACGGGCAGATCTACGTCTGTGGGGGCTACGATGGCAACTCTTCTCTCAACTCTGTGGAGACCTACTCACCCGAGACAGACAA GTGGACGGTGGTGACCCCGATGAGCTCAAGTCGCAGTGCTGCTGGGGTGACGGTGTTTGAGGGCAGGATATATGTGTCGGGTGGCCACGACGGTCTGCAGATCTTCAACAGT GTGGAACACTACAACCACCACACAGCCACCTGGCATCCAGCGGCCAGCATGCTCAACAAGCGTTGCCGGCACGGAGCCGCGTCCCTGGGAAGCAAGATGTTCGTCTGTGGGGGCTACGACGGCTCGGGCTTCCTCAGTATCGCTGAGGTGTACAGCTCCGTGGCAGACCAGTGGTGCCTGATCGTCCCCATGCACACGCGCCGGAGTCGGGTCTCCCTGGTGGCCAGCTGTGGGCGTCTCTACGCTGTCGGGGGCTATGATGGACAGTCAAACCTGAGCTCGGTGGAGATGTATGACCCGGAGACGGACCGCTGGACGTTTATGGCCCCCATGGCGTGTCACGAGGGAGGGGTTGGCGTGGGCTGCATCCCCCTCCTCACCATCTaa